CTATGCAAATCTGCTGCAGTTTTTACCGGACTGCATGTTCTGCATCCTCCCAGCCTTTCAGTCACTATTTCCATTTTGGTCAAATGTCCCAACTTAATGGTTCTGTCTTGCAGTGACAATCGGCTAAAAAGGAATTTGGGAAGAGAATGATGCTTCCCATCAAGAATCTGAAACTTTAATAAGGCATACATGTGTGGTTTGCCTTCTAACTGGCTCACTGCTACTTATATGCATATTTACAGGACGCAGCAATTAAAACAAAAGATTGGAGTAATATTGCCTAGAATGGCAGGAGCTATGCCATTGTTTAGTTGTTTTCACTCGATCAGCTTTTGTGCCAAGATATGTGGATGCTTATGCGGTGAAGTGATGGCCTCTGTATTGTCTTTGTGCCAGGAGCACACGAGCCATTAGCATCACTCATGGCACCTCTCATGCACAGATGCTCTTGAAGCTTCTCTCTGGTGAGTATTTGCTAATCATTGATGAGAACAAAAATGAATTAACCAGGATCTTGACTTGCATATGCATACATATACTTATATGCCTCTTGTCTGATGCTGATTGCTGTGAGATTCAGCTATAAGGCTACAAAACCAGTTTTACTCTCTTAAGAGATGTGGCTGAATGGCAGAGTGAGGAGGAAAATTACTCTGTCTTGGACATTAAGTTAAGTAATAATATATGTCTCACTTTGCTTTACCAAATTCATTGACCTATTTATTTTGTAAGTCATATTTGAAAACAACAGATATTATAAATGGTAGCTCTTGTTTTATCTATGTAAAAGTTGCATTTGTGAATTTTGTAGGTTGCTGAGTGATCATTGGGTTTCATTCATTAGTTTCTGAAAGCATCACGAAAACTCTGCTCAATGAATCTCATTGGCAAAGTTTATTGTTTGATTAGTAATAGTCATTATGTTGATTTTGGTATTTGTTTTGGACTCTGTCCTTTGTGTGAAACATATTTTCGGTTTTAACTATGTGTCTTGTATTGTTTGGTATACATCTAAAATTTATCCATGGCGTTAGCACGGGCATCTTACTAGTATATAGTAATTCACGTATACATataattgtaggtcgttttgacttttctagattcatatattttgataCGTATCTAGGCATACGTtgtatctagatgcatagcaaatactatgaatctagaaaagccaaaacgacctacattttggaacggagtaCATGTATATGTGAATTCCTCTATATATGTAAAATATTAAGAACAAATATTATTTAAAtgaatatacatatatatatatatttatatgtatgtTAGTGGAGTTCGTACTTAGCtagattttcaaaacaaaagtaTAATCGAAATAAAAAAGAATTGAATGAAAAGGAGAGGAGGGCTCCCGGTTGGTAACTCCAATCAGGAccaaaggtcctcttttgtcccgggtgccTGACCAGGGAAGAAAGGTTCTCCCTTTTTTCCCGCCTTGgagggtttcccaaccgggacaaattaaGGGTTACGTAGTACTTGATGCACTATGGATTAAACTCTAGAATTAAAGAGCTTGAGGACATTAGTCGGGGTATCAGACTCATATTATAGAAGATTAATAATTCAATTTTTCaaattgttttttatttttccacATAGGTAATATGAAATTATTTAGGCCTGTCACCTATATGTTCAGTTACTAGTAACGGGCATCGTCGATGTCGATTACCCATATGCCGTTACTGGTAACGGGTGTGATTGATGCTCTTTACTAATATTCTGTTCTTGGTAACCAGCATCATGTTAATGCCTGTTACCAGTGACCGAGTGGTAGTAGACGGTGGCTGGAGAGTGAGGAGTCGAGGACAAGGTAGGGTTCGAGAGGTTAGTCATATGTAGGAGGGTGCCAAAAAGGAATCATGGGTCGTTGTTTTCAGTCATGGGCTAGTTGCCCAAGGCCCAGTACGACTGTGCCGACACATAGTTAGACCCAGTTTTTAGTTTAACTAACCGaccattcaacaaaatatataaatatttttaccGACTTATTATATGGAGTCGGAAAATATTGAAATAGTGACAGACTGGTCGCTAGAACTCTATACCGACCAACTATTTATCGGTATTTATCTAGTTACAGCTACTAGTGTCTGATGGGATATTGGTGTTGTGGTATAGTGACGTCCTCTAATTTCACTACTTGAGAATAGTTTGTAGCTAATTCGTCTTCACTCAGGTACACATGGTCTACTTATGAAAACAATGTCGGCCATTATGTGGATCGGATCGGAGAAAATATTAATGATAGGAATTCCTCTGCCCAATGGAAATTGCTGTTTACAATCTTGTGGTGGTGGGGATTTCAAATTTGGGAGATGCCATGGTGCCCAAGACAAGCGGAGCTACGACGAACCTTGGGGTCGGAATGAGGGAATGTTTTAATGTGGTTTTATTGCCACTTTTAGCATTCAATCAAAGAAAACGAGGGAATGTTAATACCCAGAAAATTGAGCGTCAATAAAATCTGATACGTTTGGATCCTACCATTTTGGAGCATTGATCCACATCCATGCAGAGAATGGTACAGCAGGAtaagtttaatttctttgatAAATGGAGGGACGTTTTGATGGAATGTTAATTAGGCCGgaataaatgcaattaaaaCTTATTCTTTTTTATTTGGCTGGCCGGCTATATATACGAGGCCAGGGCCACCTCCACCAGTATCCTAGCGCTTGTAACTCTAGACTTGCTTTCTTACGTACCATCCGACCAACCGCCATGGGCAAACAACAGAATCTCCTCCTTGCCATTGCCGTTGTGGCTTCCATCGTCCATGCCGCCACCTCCCAAACAGATGCGGCCACGACAGTGTACGACGTCCTGCAGCAGTACAACTTGCCGCGGGGTCTGTTACCGCTTGGCGTGCAGTCATACGCGCTCCACCCAGGCGGTGCTTTGGAGGTGACCCTCCCCGGCGAGTGCAACTTCTTCGTCACAGTCGCCGGCAAGCAATTCAAGTTTCGGTATGACAGAAGCGTCAGCGGGATCATCAAGTCTGGTTCCATCAGCCGTGTCTCCGGCGTGAGGTTGCAGGTGGAGTTCGCGTGGCTCGGGTTCAACCAGGTGAGCCGCGCTGGCAACGAGATCAATATCCAGCTAGAGAAGTCGACTCAGTCGTTCCCAGTCAGCGCCTTCGCCCAGAGCCCCCGCTGCAACTGAGGCTATATATTAGTCAGGAACCTACGGCCATTATACTTGGGATATGGAGCGTGTGTGCTAGCTCCTTGCCATACTTCAATTTTAATTCGTTCGTTGGCTGTTTTATGAAGTGACTATAATAAAATAATTTCGCCCTTTTCTGCACGTGAATGCATGTGCTACATGCTTTACATAATAATAATGTCTATCCGCTCTGCATGAATCTTGGAGACGCTCAAAGGCTATTTAACtagttttttttatgaaattcTACCAATATCCAAACATGAGATTGATGAACTATATATAATCAGTCGAGctctacgagagaccaccaaaagtaaatacatgcaacCCCTTTTCTCCGCAgccactcgactaccctaggagttgggtgtgggttcctgtacttttgaagcaaggcagtattaggcttaccggtttcgactacctcctactcccggcatgaggttagtacagttcaatccccgatcagcacagccaacaacggtacggtccttaactgaCACAGACGGGACTACACATTCCCCGTTTGGTCTCTGGTCCCAATACTTTCATCTTGAATTCAATGCTCCTGTACTGAAATAGAaatacatcctatatctcgcgagtaatagaaaattactcgacttctaccgagtcctaATTAGCGTGGCAAGGCTATCGACATACACCAACTAGTATAGGGCCCacggaaacctagggatcatgcaactaaggtttcaaacaattgTTGTAACTTAATGCATAAATACTTAATTAGATacattgcataaatttaaattaggggttatgcaccggggcttgtctTTGGGCTGCTGCCTAGAGTTAGGGTCAACTGGGCCTTAGGCCGAGTCATTCGAAGTCCCCTCCTGAGtttgctccggctgctcctggGTTGGCTCAGCAATCACTTCATACACAACCTCCTCCgctgcggctgctacacgtatgcatatgatatgagtgAATGCAAATATGATTTTTCAATTTTAGAACACCTGATATCCGAAAACAATTGCTAACGACTTGCCTTAA
This sequence is a window from Panicum virgatum strain AP13 chromosome 7K, P.virgatum_v5, whole genome shotgun sequence. Protein-coding genes within it:
- the LOC120643118 gene encoding uncharacterized protein LOC120643118, with product MGKQQNLLLAIAVVASIVHAATSQTDAATTVYDVLQQYNLPRGLLPLGVQSYALHPGGALEVTLPGECNFFVTVAGKQFKFRYDRSVSGIIKSGSISRVSGVRLQVEFAWLGFNQVSRAGNEINIQLEKSTQSFPVSAFAQSPRCN